A section of the Methanococcoides sp. LMO-2 genome encodes:
- a CDS encoding TIM barrel protein translates to MKELLFGTAGTPLSAKKRGSVEGIQRIRELGLGCMELEFVRGVRMKEGMAERVRATAEEEGVALSVHAPYYINLNSAEDEKIDASIERIYQSARIGALCGASSIVFHPAYYHKQDSEVVMERVNVLLGKLASRLEDEGIDAVLRPETTGKPTQFGSLEETLMMAEAIEGVMPCIDFSHLHARSSGEFNTLEEFRDVLGKVEEYLGKEGLEDMHCHVSGIEYGEKGEKNHLVLRESDYNYTDLMAAFREFGVKGLVICESPNLEEDALLLQDTFRNTDF, encoded by the coding sequence ATGAAGGAACTGCTCTTCGGAACGGCAGGAACCCCCCTCAGTGCTAAGAAGAGAGGGAGCGTCGAAGGGATCCAGCGCATCCGTGAGCTTGGTCTGGGATGCATGGAGCTGGAATTCGTACGCGGGGTGCGTATGAAGGAAGGCATGGCTGAGAGGGTCAGGGCTACAGCTGAAGAAGAGGGCGTGGCACTCAGCGTGCACGCACCGTATTACATTAATCTCAATTCCGCAGAGGATGAGAAGATCGATGCCAGCATCGAGCGCATCTACCAGTCGGCCCGAATCGGGGCACTCTGCGGTGCATCATCCATTGTGTTCCATCCTGCCTACTACCACAAGCAGGACAGTGAAGTAGTGATGGAAAGGGTCAACGTGCTGCTTGGCAAGTTAGCATCAAGGCTTGAGGACGAGGGCATCGATGCGGTGCTTCGCCCGGAGACCACCGGCAAACCTACGCAGTTCGGCAGTCTGGAGGAGACCCTGATGATGGCGGAAGCCATCGAGGGGGTCATGCCCTGTATCGATTTTTCGCATCTGCACGCAAGAAGCAGCGGAGAGTTCAACACACTTGAGGAATTCCGGGACGTGCTCGGGAAGGTGGAAGAATACCTGGGCAAAGAAGGGCTTGAGGACATGCACTGCCACGTTTCCGGCATAGAGTACGGAGAGAAGGGGGAGAAGAACCACCTGGTACTCCGGGAGTCGGATTACAATTATACTGACCTTATGGCAGCGTTTCGGGAATTTGGGGTGAAAGGACTTGTGATATGCGAGAGTCCGAATCTGGAAGAGGATGCG